A single region of the Mercenaria mercenaria strain notata chromosome 6, MADL_Memer_1, whole genome shotgun sequence genome encodes:
- the LOC128557964 gene encoding uncharacterized protein LOC128557964 → MTIIDILKALGLAVTIVILLVGAISVFARLRKLENMDPSFKQIVKYLLVAGLISDTMCLLNLLLSAASGGWPLGFVTCEIWGFVSTTMLAFSAWLITMAVVERYMAILSPSEVPSAFSQRNTRIISVGIIFLIMMAATGPFYGFGEYTYLRGYLTALVSTNISLPLTLNQREHTADVKLQNLHELFSHLKRSSYTSPSTDMLSLVALHIHKNYDVIVSKAQWLSHGILFYLRAISSNSLESFMEHYRDSMLTRNITDLSFVDDIAKTLNISDTEMTSQLSVHELNNYRQIYLPVQDIGVCSADLTTPSHHASIWTGFYITFVFILPYSLSLAGLCLVYIRGFGYNSCASKRASDLDVSHTNITSTICMVNCIINLIYFLTILSNKNGALFSQTTVFLVTYIISLKTLPLVVTMRLGPTTCKCYCMCCNVCIKKLFIWKAAGDMSNELSDLEMRQSLTGKQKLSKVSA, encoded by the exons ATGACTATTATAGATATATTGAAAGCGCTTGGACTGGCTGTGACAATAGTTATACTTCTGGTCGGTGCCATTAGCGTCTTCGCAAGACTGCGGAAACTTGAAAATATGGATCCAAGCTTTAAACAAATTGTCAAATACCTGCTAGTAGCTGGACTGATTAGCGACACAATGTGCTTGCTTAATTTACTACTTTCAGCAGCATCAG gAGGCTGGCCACTAGGATTTGTGACTTGCGAAATTTGGGGATTTGTGTCAACAACGATGCTTGCATTTTCTGCATGGCTGATAACAATGGCAGTAGTTGAGAG ATACATGGCTATATTATCTCCGTCAGAAGTACCATCAGCATTTTCACAGAGAAATACACGCATTATCTCCGTAGGAATTATCTTCCTGATCATGATGGCAGCCACAGGACCGTTCTATGGTTTTGGAGAATATACTTATCTTAGAG GTTATTTGACTGCGCTAGTTTCAACAAATATATCGCTGCCTCTGACTTTAAATCAGAGGGAACACACTGCTGACGTAAAACTCCAGAACCTACATGAACTTTTTAGTCATTTGAAACGGTCTTCCTACACCTCTCCAAGTACAGATATGCTCTCTTTGGTTGCTCTTCATATACACAAAAACTATGACGTCATCGTGAGCAAAGCACAATGGCTGTCACACGGAATATTGTTCTATTTAAGAGCTATTTCGTCCAATTCTCTTGAGAGTTTTATGGAACACTATCGCGACAGTATGTTAACTAGAAATATCACGGATTTATCGTTTGTTGACGacattgcaaaaacattaaatattagtGATACAGAAATGACATCGCAGCTATCAGTGCACGAGTTGAATAATTACAGACAAATATATCTCCCTGTGCAAG ATATTGGTGTTTGTTCAGCTGATCTTACTACTCCGAGTCATCATGCAAGTATTTGGACAGGATTTTACATCACCTTTGTATTTATACTACCGTACAGTTTATCGCTAGCCGGACTCTGTCTAGTATACATCCGAGGGTTTGGCTATAATTCCTGTGCTTCAAAGCGAGCTTCTGATTTAGATGTCTCTCATACGAATATAACTTCTACCATATGTATGGTAAACTGTATAATAAATCTTATATATTTCTTGACCATCTTATCGAATAAAAATGGAGCCCTGTTTAGTCAAACTACCGTTTTCTTGGTAACGTAtattatttctttgaaaacattGCCTCTTGTTGTTACTATGAGACTTGGTCCGACCACGTGTAAATGTTACTGTATGTGTTGTAACGTGTGTATAAAGAAACTGTTTATCTGGAAAGCAGCTGGTGACATGTCGAACGAGTTAAGTGATTTAGAAATGAGACAGTCATTGACTggaaaacaaaaactgtcaaaagtatCAGCATGA
- the LOC128557597 gene encoding neuronal acetylcholine receptor subunit beta-3-like gives MDLKRQFIFTAMLLLTFIFFGTVSSQTYENATNLRSALLSNYHKDVRPMNNQSDILHVNVTLDLFGIPEVDDVKGVITITVATQCVWIDERMTWNPSDYGGISKIPILISEIWTPSISLGTPVEFATMGSSNNHVIFYANGLAVFYPGAVLKSSCGFNMKFWPFDKQVCEVGFFSLDYGLDQVLFSIPLGVRTTSYTPNTEWTLEKTEHYVSNGTAFSMAKFRFKFKRQSLFYVLTIILPINGIAGLTCLVFLLPSESGERVSYAITIMLSLAVFLTVVSAEMPKSSEPISLMCCYILVGICVSVIGTVLAILNLAIYHRNENIPKRQWYISLVLFTRCKRHSNKVQDEPEETDDLKVTKYTDVSKQLFVKTKSKTNVLSVKSVTPEHAHQDDITWHDVSCAIDKLLFYAMILLTYIPSIGFLIYLGAASDYQK, from the coding sequence atggatttaaaacGTCAGTTTATTTTTACAGCAATGCTATTacttacttttatattttttgggACTGTCTCAAGTCAAACCTATGAAAATGCGACTAATTTAAGGTCAGCTCTGTTGTCTAACTATCATAAAGATGTTCGACCAATGAACAATCAGTCTGATATATTACATGTTAACGTGACACTGGATTTATTTGGAATACCTGAGGTGGATGACGTCAAGGGTGTTATAACCATTACTGTAGCGACACAATGTGTGTGGATAGATGAGCGCATGACATGGAACCCCTCGGATTACGGTGGTATTTCTAAAATACCAATTCTTATAAGCGAAATTTGGACACCTTCCATATCACTGGGAACACCAGTCGAATTCGCAACAATGGGCTCATCAAACAATCATGTTATATTCTACGCTAATGGTCTTGCTGTGTTTTATCCAGGAGCTGTCTTGAAAAGTTCGTGTggatttaatatgaaattttggcCATTCGAtaaacaagtatgtgaagttggATTCTTTTCATTGGACTATGGCCTTgatcaagttttattttcaattccTCTTGGGGTGAGAACAACTTCCTACACTCCAAACACAGAATGGACGCTCGAGAAAACGGAACATTACGTCTCGAACGGAACTGCATTTTCAATGgcaaaatttagatttaaattcAAACGACAATCGCTTTTCTATGTACTAACAATTATTTTACCTATAAATGGGATCGCAGGACTGACTTGTCTTGTTTTTCTTCTACCGAGTGAGTCTGGAGAACGAGTTAGCTATGCAATAACAATCATGCTTTCACTTGCTGTTTTCTTGACTGTTGTATCTGCTGAAATGCCAAAATCTTCCGAACCTATCTCGTTAATGTGTTGTTATATCCTTGTTGGAATATGCGTGAGTGTTATCGGAACTGTTTTAGCCATTCTGAATTTAGCCATCTACCACAGAAACGAGAACATTCCAAAGCGACAGTGGTATATTTCACTTGTTCTTTTCACACGATGCAAAAGGCACAGCAACAAAGTTCAAGATGAACCGGAAGAAACAGATGACCTAAAAGTTACAAAGTACACAGACGTATCTAAACAACTGTTCGTTAAAACGAAAAGCAAGACCAATGTTTTGTCTGTAAAGTCAGTTACACCTGAGCATGCACATCAAGATGACATAACCTGGCATGATGTTAGTTGTGCTATTGATAAATTGTTGTTTTATGCAATGATACTCCTTACTTATATACCATCCATTGGTTTCCTGATATATCTCGGAGCAGCCTCTGATTATcaaaaatga